One segment of candidate division WOR-1 bacterium RIFOXYB2_FULL_36_35 DNA contains the following:
- a CDS encoding YajQ family cyclic di-GMP-binding protein, whose translation MAQDHSFDITSNANLAEVDNAIQMSMKEILNRFDFKGTKSDIKRADTTITVISDDEFKLKNVIQILQNKLVKRGISLKFLDYGKTDQALQGTVRQEIKIKQGISQEQAKEINKLIKEMKLKIQSQIQGDQIRVSAGKIDDLQVVIQKLKQVNLNIELQFANYR comes from the coding sequence ATGGCACAAGATCATTCTTTTGATATTACTTCAAACGCGAACCTCGCAGAAGTTGACAATGCGATTCAAATGTCAATGAAAGAGATTTTAAATCGTTTTGATTTTAAAGGGACAAAAAGCGACATAAAAAGAGCAGATACTACTATTACAGTAATTTCTGATGATGAATTTAAGCTGAAAAATGTAATTCAAATATTACAAAACAAACTGGTCAAAAGAGGAATCTCTCTAAAATTTTTAGACTATGGGAAAACAGACCAGGCTCTTCAGGGAACTGTTCGTCAAGAAATAAAAATCAAACAAGGAATATCACAAGAACAAGCAAAAGAGATCAACAAACTGATAAAAGAGATGAAGCTTAAGATCCAATCACAAATACAGGGAGATCAGATAAGAGTCTCAGCTGGAAAAATTGATGATCTTCAAGTTGTGATACAAAAGCTAAAACAGGTTAACCTTAACATAGAATTGCAATTTGCAAATTACAGATAA
- a CDS encoding biotin synthase BioB → MNYKALAKQAIKGKKLSFDEAMQLLKTSDDDTFEFLSAANHIKRAFKGNKVKLCAIVNAKSGKCTENCSFCAQSAHHKANSDIYPLMSDKKIFSAAKKSEEEMMATCFSIVTSGKSIIKKDELATIGTAIKNISKKTSLNRCVSMGTLSKKQIEELKAKGLKRLHHNLETAESFFGNICTTHSYKERLDTIKEAKKAGLEICSGGIFGLGESLEQRLELAFTLRELEVESVPINILNPIKGTPAAKNYKPIKPFEVLRLIATYRFLLPKADIGVFGGREKALRSLQPLMFIAGANVTLIGNYLTTKGRSPEKDLQMINELGLKIDQDN, encoded by the coding sequence ATGAATTACAAAGCTCTCGCAAAACAGGCGATTAAAGGAAAAAAACTCTCATTTGATGAAGCTATGCAATTGCTAAAAACTTCCGATGACGATACTTTTGAATTTCTATCCGCAGCAAACCATATCAAGAGAGCTTTTAAAGGGAATAAAGTAAAACTCTGTGCAATAGTCAACGCAAAGTCGGGCAAGTGTACCGAAAACTGTTCCTTCTGCGCCCAATCGGCTCATCATAAAGCAAATTCCGATATCTATCCATTAATGTCAGATAAGAAGATTTTCTCTGCAGCGAAAAAATCGGAAGAAGAGATGATGGCCACCTGTTTTAGCATTGTAACTTCGGGCAAATCAATTATAAAAAAAGATGAATTGGCAACTATTGGAACAGCAATAAAAAATATAAGCAAAAAAACAAGCCTCAATCGTTGCGTATCAATGGGAACTCTGTCAAAAAAGCAAATTGAAGAATTAAAGGCAAAAGGATTGAAACGTCTGCATCATAATTTGGAGACAGCGGAAAGTTTCTTCGGCAACATATGTACAACACACAGTTATAAAGAAAGGTTGGACACGATAAAAGAGGCCAAAAAGGCGGGATTAGAAATCTGTTCTGGTGGAATATTCGGATTGGGAGAGTCTTTGGAACAAAGACTTGAGCTTGCCTTCACTTTAAGAGAATTAGAGGTTGAATCTGTTCCAATAAACATATTAAATCCGATAAAGGGGACGCCTGCCGCAAAAAATTACAAGCCAATTAAACCCTTTGAAGTACTAAGGCTTATAGCTACTTACAGATTTCTTCTCCCAAAGGCTGATATAGGGGTTTTTGGCGGAAGGGAGAAAGCGCTACGATCTCTTCAGCCCCTCATGTTTATCGCGGGAGCCAACGTCACCTTAATCGGTAATTACTTAACTACAAAAGGGCGATCCCCTGAGAAAGACCTTCAAATGATTAATGAATTAGGCCTTAAAATCGACCAAGACAATTAA
- a CDS encoding malate dehydrogenase, which translates to MQKITVVGAGNVGAQCVYRLAQMGHGNLVLIDILEGLPQGKALDMMQAGAVEGFNVKIKGTNDYKDTQNSDVVVITAGLARKPGMSRDDLIAKNSEILSSIIKNIVEQSPNTILIIVTNPLDAMTYLAYKVSGLPSNKVIGMAPVLDSARMQYFISEMTGTSVNDIYAEVMGSHGDLMVPIPRLSTINKKNITEKMTSEQIENIVERTKNGGAEIVKHLKTGSAYYAPGSSAAFMAEAIVTNSKKIVGTCAYLNGEYGLKDVYVGVPAKLGKNGVEEIIELKLTPNEQKALVSSADAVKKLCEKLIL; encoded by the coding sequence ATGCAAAAAATAACAGTCGTCGGAGCAGGAAATGTCGGAGCTCAATGCGTATATCGATTGGCGCAGATGGGACATGGAAATTTGGTCTTAATCGATATCCTAGAGGGTTTACCTCAAGGAAAAGCTCTCGACATGATGCAGGCAGGAGCGGTTGAAGGATTTAATGTCAAAATTAAAGGAACAAATGATTATAAAGACACCCAAAATTCCGATGTAGTTGTAATCACCGCGGGATTAGCGCGAAAACCAGGGATGTCACGAGATGATCTGATCGCCAAAAATTCAGAAATACTCTCCTCAATTATAAAAAACATCGTGGAACAATCGCCAAATACAATTTTGATAATTGTAACAAACCCTCTGGATGCCATGACATACCTTGCGTATAAAGTTTCAGGCCTTCCGTCAAATAAGGTAATCGGAATGGCCCCTGTACTCGATTCCGCAAGAATGCAGTATTTTATCTCAGAAATGACAGGAACTTCTGTAAACGATATATACGCAGAAGTTATGGGAAGCCACGGAGACTTAATGGTTCCAATTCCTAGATTGTCAACAATAAATAAAAAAAACATAACAGAAAAGATGACGTCTGAACAAATAGAAAATATTGTTGAAAGGACCAAAAATGGCGGGGCTGAAATTGTAAAACATTTAAAAACAGGATCCGCTTATTACGCCCCCGGAAGCTCGGCCGCCTTCATGGCAGAGGCCATTGTTACAAACAGCAAAAAAATCGTAGGGACATGCGCATACCTGAACGGTGAATATGGTTTAAAAGACGTGTATGTCGGAGTACCAGCAAAGCTCGGCAAAAATGGCGTTGAAGAGATAATAGAGCTAAAATTAACTCCAAATGAACAAAAAGCTTTAGTCTCTTCTGCAGATGCGGTAAAAAAATTATGCGAAAAATTAATTCTTTAA
- a CDS encoding fumarate hydratase (Catalyzes the reversible hydration of fumaric acid to yield I-malic acid) → MRKINSLKIKETITTLLKEAAYDLPKEVESAMKKSYKKSNLSKLEKNILKELIDNINIAREEKMPLCQDTGTATIFIEIGQDVHITGDFYKAINDGAVEAYKNLRKSIVGHPLTRENTKDNAPVNLHMNIIPGDKIKITVLPKGGGAENASLLKMLLPTSSEEDIIDAIVTHVKENGTKACPPLIIGIGLGGTFDNVATLAKKALLRPIESFNKDKKIAKIEKILLKKINGTNVGPMGVGGETTALAIHIETAPCHIASLPLAINLQCHSHRHKEATI, encoded by the coding sequence ATGCGAAAAATTAATTCTTTAAAAATAAAAGAGACTATTACCACACTTCTTAAAGAAGCCGCTTATGATCTGCCAAAAGAGGTTGAGTCTGCAATGAAAAAATCTTATAAAAAAAGCAATCTCTCAAAACTGGAAAAAAACATATTAAAAGAATTAATAGACAATATAAACATAGCAAGAGAAGAAAAAATGCCGCTCTGCCAAGATACAGGGACAGCGACAATTTTCATAGAAATTGGCCAGGATGTACATATAACAGGAGATTTTTACAAGGCAATAAATGATGGAGCAGTTGAGGCATATAAAAATCTCAGAAAATCGATCGTGGGACACCCTCTTACACGAGAAAACACTAAAGATAACGCGCCTGTCAATCTTCACATGAATATTATCCCTGGAGACAAAATCAAAATAACTGTCCTCCCAAAAGGTGGTGGGGCTGAAAACGCAAGCCTTTTGAAGATGCTCCTCCCGACATCATCGGAAGAAGATATCATAGACGCAATAGTAACCCACGTGAAAGAAAACGGAACAAAAGCATGTCCTCCACTAATAATAGGAATAGGACTTGGCGGCACTTTTGACAATGTAGCAACACTTGCAAAAAAAGCTTTACTTAGGCCTATAGAAAGCTTTAACAAGGACAAAAAAATCGCAAAGATAGAAAAGATTCTATTAAAAAAGATAAATGGAACAAATGTCGGACCTATGGGGGTCGGAGGGGAAACAACGGCGCTCGCCATTCACATAGAAACAGCTCCATGCCATATTGCAAGCCTACCTCTTGCAATAAATCTGCAATGCCACTCCCACAGGCATAAAGAGGCAACAATATGA
- a CDS encoding fumarate hydratase, translated as MKNSRGQKLVLPLNNKIISSLKNGDRVLVSGTLYTARDQAHKKLVELIIKGKKLPFDLNNQIIFYAGPTPGKNGKIVGSIGPTTASRMDSFVEPLLKNGLKGMIGKGPRDQNIKKLLKQYKAVYFIATGGVAALLGKCIKNSELIAFPELGPEAVLKLEVKDFPLIVAYDAKGNDFFEEEREE; from the coding sequence ATGAAAAACTCAAGGGGACAAAAACTTGTGCTTCCCCTAAATAACAAGATCATCTCATCTCTAAAAAATGGAGATCGTGTTTTAGTTAGCGGAACCCTTTATACAGCAAGAGATCAAGCCCATAAAAAACTCGTGGAATTAATTATCAAAGGGAAAAAACTCCCTTTTGATTTAAATAATCAGATAATTTTTTACGCGGGACCCACCCCAGGGAAAAATGGAAAGATTGTAGGGTCAATTGGTCCTACAACAGCAAGCAGAATGGATTCTTTTGTTGAACCATTGCTAAAAAACGGACTAAAAGGTATGATTGGTAAAGGGCCAAGAGATCAAAACATTAAAAAACTGCTAAAGCAGTATAAAGCAGTCTATTTTATAGCGACAGGGGGAGTTGCAGCCCTTCTTGGAAAATGCATAAAGAACTCTGAACTTATTGCTTTCCCTGAGCTTGGACCTGAAGCAGTATTAAAGCTTGAAGTAAAAGACTTTCCATTAATCGTCGCCTATGATGCCAAAGGGAATGATTTTTTTGAAGAAGAGAGAGAGGAATAA